The genome window GTGCCGGGCTTGTCGACCGACAGCGGCATGACAAACAATTGCAGATCGGGGCGCCCGCCCTCGGCGTATTTGGTGCAGGCAGCACCCCCCACCTGACCTGCGCCAACGGTTAGCGGCCCGCGCGATTGCAACAGCCATTCAAGGCCCATCCGGGCCAGGCTGATCGGATTGCGGATATGATCGTTGAGCGATGCTCCGCGATCTTCCAACTCGACGATGGTACGCATTTGCAGGTGATCCTGCAGGTTCTCGCCCACTTCGGGCGCGTCGTGGCGCGTTTTGATGCCGTGGCTTTGCAACAGGTCAGCGGGGCCAATTCCGGACAATTGCAATAGCTGGGGTGACTGAACGGACCCGCCGCACAAAATAACCTCGCAATCGGCATGAACCTTATGTGTCGTGCCGCCGCTGACATATTGGACGCCGGTTGCGCGGGGGCCGTCGAACAGGATTTCGGTGACATGGGCACCGGTCTGCAATGTCAGGTTGGGGCGTTTCAGGGCAGGATGCAAAAACGCGGTTGCCGCACTGTCGCGCCAGCGTCCGCGCAGCGTCAGTTGGTATGACCCGACACCATGGGACGCCTCGGCGTTGAAGTCATCGTTCTTTGGCAAACCATGGGCGCGCGCTGCCTCCAGCCAGTCGAAACAGGCCAGGTTGTCGTTACGCAGGTCCGACACCTGTAGCGGCCCATGGGTGCCGCGATACTGCGAAGGCGCACCGTCATAGGTTTCGAAGGCGCGGAAATGTGGCAGTACATCGTCAAACGCCCAGCCGTCCGCGCCCTGCGCGGCCCAATCGTCAAAATCCGCATGCTGGCCCCGGATATAGATCAACCCGTTGATCGAGCTTGATCCCCCCACGACCCGCCCGCGCGGACAATCCATCCGTCGCCCGGCAATGCCGGGGTCCGGGTCACCGCGATACAGATGCGCAACACGGCTGTCATAGATGGATTTGTAATAGCCGACCGGCAGTTTCAGCCGATTGTGTTGAAAAACTCCGTTTTAGGGCCTGAACGATGATTTTTCTTTCCATGCAGCCCGATCCTAAATTTTTGGCGCGGGGGTCGGCCCAAATCGCCTACATGCGCTCACGCGCAGCCATGCGCTGTCTCGTGGTCAAAGCTTTCCGACTATTTCGCTTCATAGGTTTTCGCAAGAAATCCGCGACGCTCTGATTTCGGAGTTTTTCAACACAATCAGCCAGAACCCGCGATCCGCGCCGCCGCCTTCCAGAACCAGAACCCGCGCGGCGCTATCCTCGGTCAGGCGCGCGGCCAATGTTGCCCCCGCCGTCCCCGATCCGATGATGATATAGTCAAAGCCGCGCACGAATCTGCCCCAAAAGTTCTAATAATGGGATTAATAGAATTCTGTTGGTGGTGCAACAAAAATTCTATATATAGGTTTTTAGGATTAATCGGGATGACACCTTCAATGACCAACACGCTGCGGCAAAGCCGATCCCCGCTGTATCTTCAGATTGCCGAGATTCTTCGCCAGAACCTGGATCGCGGCGTCTGGAAACCTGGCGAGCTTTTGCCAACAATTTCAGAGCTTTCGAAAGAATACTCGGTGGCGAAGATCACCGTGCGGCAGGCGCTGAAGATCCTCGAGGAAGAAGACCTGCTGGAATCGCGGCGCGGGCGCGGGACGACGGTTTTGCCGCCGCCTCCGGTACGCGACCGGCTGCATCTGGGTACCCGCCTGTCCACCTTGGCCGACCATTATCGTGGCGACGAACTGGCGCTTGATCTTCTGGAAGACCGTGACGCCGAAGTGCCGGGCAAGCCGCTGATCGGCACATTGGCGGACAGTGGTTATCACCTGCTGCGCCGCACCCACACCCGCGACGGAGAGACCTATTGTGTCATCTCGATCTATTTCGAAAAGACGCTTTTCGCCCGGCATGAGGCGCAGCTTCGAACACAGCTTGCCTTGCCGGTCCTGGTCGATTCCGACGATATCGAGGTTGCCCGCGCGCGCCAGTCACTGACGATTGGCAGATGCGACTATGACACCGCCGGGCTTTTGAACCTGGCAGTGGGCGATCCGGTGGTCGAGGTTCGGCGCGTACTCTGCGACGGTCAGGATAAGGTGATCTATCTGGCCGACGTGACTTATCGCAGCGACTTTGTTCGCCTGGAAATGGACCTTCTTTGATGATCAACATTGCTCGTATTCAGGCCTGGGCCTTTCGCTGCCCCACCAGAAAACCCGTCGCCACGTCCTTTGGCGTCATGCACGATCGCCCGGCGGTATTGGTCCGCCTTGAAGATCGTGACGGCGCGTTCGGCTGGGGAGAGATCTGGGCAAACTGGCCCGCCGCCGGTGCAGAACACCGTGTCCGTTTGCTGGAAATGGATGTGGCGCATCTGGTGCTTGGGACGACTTTCGCCTCTCCGACAGAGTTCTTTCACCGGCTTGACGCCCAGACCCGGATCAGGGCCGTCCAATGTGGCGAGGTTGGGCCCTTCGCGCAGGTGATCGCCGGGTTGGATATCGCGCTTTGGGATCTGGTCGCGCGGCGCGCCGGTGTGCCGCTGCGCCGTCTGATTCGTGCGGACGCACCGGGGTCTGTGCCCGCTTATGCCAGCGGCATTCAGATATCGGCGGCGGATGACCTGATGCCGCAGGCGCGGGCAGCCGGACATAGGCGCTTCAAGTTGAAAGTGGGTTTCGACATGGACGCCGACATCGCCGCAGTGCTGCGACTACAATCGGAACTGACAGAGGATGAAGTGATCGCCTGCGACGCCAATCAGGCCTGGACGTTGGATCAGGCGAAGTCATTCCTGACCGGCATTGCTGGCGCGCCCCTACATTGGCTGGAAGAACCGCTTCCCGTGTTCAGCGATGCGGCTGATTGGCGGTCCCTAGCGGATCACGCGACAATCCCGCTGGCCGGGGGTGAGAATATCATCGGCCAGACCGACTTCGCCGATGCGATCAGGGCGGGCGTTTTGTCGGTGATCCAGCCGGATGTAGCGAAATGGGGCGGCGTGACCGGCAATCTGGCCGTTGCGCAAAACGCATTGGCCGGGGGCCGCCGATATTTCCCGCATTTTCTGGGGGCAGGGGTGGGCATGGCCGCCTCGGCAGAATTGCTGGCCGGTGTTGGCGGTGACGGGCTTCTGGAGGTGGACGTCAACGATAACCCGCTACGCTCCTTGTTCTTTGACGGGGCAGAGCCTGTGTCCGAAGGGTTGTGGCACTGTTCAGACAAGCCGGGGCTGGGCATCGACGCCCTGCCGGACGGTCTGGCCACGTTCCAGACACTTCAGAGAGAGATGCGCGCGCCCGCTATTTGATCCGCAACACTGTCAGAAGACCAACGCGCCCTGCGCCTTTGGCGCGCACCGGGCGCGGGCCGTTCCATCAGCGACTCAGATATTTTGGATGGCGCCCTTTTTACGCTCAATCTGACCAGACCACACGGAACCCGTGGTGCGTTGTCGAACTGTCCGGCGACGTACCTGACCGGGCGGCGATGCGGTAGCGATAGCAATAGCTGCGGTGGCACAGAAACGACCCGCCCTTGGACA of Paracoccaceae bacterium contains these proteins:
- a CDS encoding GntR family transcriptional regulator gives rise to the protein MTPSMTNTLRQSRSPLYLQIAEILRQNLDRGVWKPGELLPTISELSKEYSVAKITVRQALKILEEEDLLESRRGRGTTVLPPPPVRDRLHLGTRLSTLADHYRGDELALDLLEDRDAEVPGKPLIGTLADSGYHLLRRTHTRDGETYCVISIYFEKTLFARHEAQLRTQLALPVLVDSDDIEVARARQSLTIGRCDYDTAGLLNLAVGDPVVEVRRVLCDGQDKVIYLADVTYRSDFVRLEMDLL
- a CDS encoding FAD-binding protein; amino-acid sequence: MRGFDYIIIGSGTAGATLAARLTEDSAARVLVLEGGGADRGFWLIVLKNSEIRASRISCENL
- a CDS encoding choline dehydrogenase gives rise to the protein MKLPVGYYKSIYDSRVAHLYRGDPDPGIAGRRMDCPRGRVVGGSSSINGLIYIRGQHADFDDWAAQGADGWAFDDVLPHFRAFETYDGAPSQYRGTHGPLQVSDLRNDNLACFDWLEAARAHGLPKNDDFNAEASHGVGSYQLTLRGRWRDSAATAFLHPALKRPNLTLQTGAHVTEILFDGPRATGVQYVSGGTTHKVHADCEVILCGGSVQSPQLLQLSGIGPADLLQSHGIKTRHDAPEVGENLQDHLQMRTIVELEDRGASLNDHIRNPISLARMGLEWLLQSRGPLTVGAGQVGGAACTKYAEGGRPDLQLFVMPLSVDKPGTPLHRYSGFTTSFWQCHPESRGSIHIANTDPFADPQIRTNYLATEKDQNVIVEGLRLVRELYNRPEFRHRWQREVIPGDQYQTDAEMLDAVRNMAGTVYHLVGTCRMGSDAKAVVDPALRVNGVEGLRVVDASVMPKITSANTNAPTFMIAEKAAAMIRADAAGTTQDKTHAH
- a CDS encoding mandelate racemase/muconate lactonizing enzyme family protein; this encodes MINIARIQAWAFRCPTRKPVATSFGVMHDRPAVLVRLEDRDGAFGWGEIWANWPAAGAEHRVRLLEMDVAHLVLGTTFASPTEFFHRLDAQTRIRAVQCGEVGPFAQVIAGLDIALWDLVARRAGVPLRRLIRADAPGSVPAYASGIQISAADDLMPQARAAGHRRFKLKVGFDMDADIAAVLRLQSELTEDEVIACDANQAWTLDQAKSFLTGIAGAPLHWLEEPLPVFSDAADWRSLADHATIPLAGGENIIGQTDFADAIRAGVLSVIQPDVAKWGGVTGNLAVAQNALAGGRRYFPHFLGAGVGMAASAELLAGVGGDGLLEVDVNDNPLRSLFFDGAEPVSEGLWHCSDKPGLGIDALPDGLATFQTLQREMRAPAI